CCCGCGATCACGCCGGAGCAGCTCTACAAGGCGGGAACGGACTGGCACGTGTTCCCGAACATGATCTTCCTGATGTCGCCCGACGGCATGCTCTTCTACCGCGCGCGACCCGACGGCGACAACCCCGATTCCTGCTTCTACGACATCTGCTCGATCGCCCGCTACGCGCCGGGCGGCGAGCCGCCGCTCAAGCGCGAGCTGTACTGGGGCGTCGACGACTGGAAGACCGACACCGTCGCGCGCTTCGGCCTGATCCTCGCGCAGGACTTCGCCAACATGACCGAGGTGCAGAAGGGCATGAAGTCGAGCGGCTTCCGCGGCGCGCGCACCAATCCGCTGCAGGAGAGCGTGATCTCCAACTTCCACCGGGTGCTGCGTGAAGTCCTCTTCGGCGAGACGTCCTCATGAGCGGGAACTTCGATGAGCTCTGCGATCTCGTCATCGTCGGCAGCGGCGGCGGCTCCATGTGCGCGGCGCTGGTCGCGAGGCAACACGGCCTCTCGCCGCTGATCGTCGAGAAGCAGTCGCTGGTGGGCGGCTCCACCGGCTTCTCCGGTGGCGTGTGGTGGGTGCCGAACAATCCGGTGATGAAGCGCGCCGGCGTGGCCGACAGCGCCGAGCGTGCGCGCCGGTACCTCGACGCGGCCGTCACCTACGACGGGCCGGGCACGACGCCTGCGCGCCGCGATGCCTTCATCCGCACCGGGCCCAAGATGGTCGAGTTCCTCGAGAACGCCGGCATGAAGTTCGTCTACGCCGACGGCTGGTCCGACTACTACGACAACCTGCCGGGCGGCGAGCCGCGCGGGCGCTCGCTGCTCGCGGAGCTGTTCGACACGCGCGAGCTCGGCGAATGGGAGTCGCGCCTGTCGCGCTACAAGGGCTTCAGCCTGCCGGTCCCCAGCGACCAGTTTGCCGACCTGATGCTCGTCAAGCGCACGATGAGAGGCAAGCAGCGTGCGGCCGGGCTTGCCTGGCGAATTCTCAAGGCCAAGCTGACCGGCGCACGCCTGGCCGGCGCCGGCGCGGCGATCCAGGGCCGCATGCTGCAGATCGCGCTGCGCGAGAAGTTGCCGATCTGGACCGATGCGCCGGTGAGCGAGCTCATCGTCGAAGGCGCCAATGGCCACGGCCGCGTCACCGGCGTCGTGGTCCAGCGCGAAGGCAAGGCGGTGCGCATCGGCGCGCGGCGCGGCGTGCTGATGAACGTTGGCGGCTTCTCGCGCAACAAGGCGATGCGCGAGCGCTTCCAGCCGCAGCCGAGCACCGATCAGTGGACCAACGCCAACCCCGGCGACACCGGCGAAGTGATCGAGATGGCGATGGCGCTGGGCGCCGCCGTCGATTGCATGGACGAGGCCTGGTGGGTCGTCACCTCGCTCGGGCCCGACGGCCAACCGCCGCGCCCCGGCGGCTACGCGCCCGACGGGACGCCGCTGCCCTTCATGCACCACCTCGACCTGTCGCTGCCTTTTTCGATGATGGTCGACCAGCTCGGCGAGCGCTTCTGCGACGAGGCCGGGGCCTACATGGAGATCGGCCAGCGCATGTACCGGCGCCAGCAGGAGACCGGGCGCGCGGTCCCGAGCTGGGTGGTGATGGACAGCCGGCAGCGCGCGTACTACCCGTGGGGCACGGCGCAGCCGGGCCAGGTGCCGCGCGAGTGGCTGGACAGCGGCTACCTGATCCAGGCCGGCTCGATCGCCGAGCTGGCTGCGAAGACGCGCATCGATCGGGCCGGCCTCGAGCGCACGATCAAGCGCTTCAACGAGTTCTGCCGCACCGGTGTCGACGCCGACTTCGGCCGCGGCTCGCGTGCCTTCGACCGCTGCCACGGCGACCCGACGATCGCACCCAACCCGAACCTCGGCGCCATCGAGAAGCCGCCGTTCTATGCGGTGCGCATGTATCCGGGCGACGTCGGCACGGCCGGCGGCGTGGTCACGGACGAGCATGCGCGCGTGCTGCGCGCCGACGGCTCGGCGATAGCCGGTCTGTATGCCACCGGCAATTGCACCGCCTCGGTCGTGGGCCGCTGCTACCCCGGCGCCGGGGCGAGCATCGGCGCCTCGTTCACCTTCGGCTTCATCGCCGCCCACCACGCAGCGGGCGTTCCCGTGCCCTGACGTCAAGGACTCCCATGTCATCCGAACCCAAGGTCGATCGTGCCGTGCTGGTGGACATCTACCGGCGCATGGCCCTCATCCAGCGCAGCGACGAGCGCTTCCGTGCCGTGATCAAGGCGGGCAAGATCGTCGCGCCGTACTACTCGCCGCGCGGGCAGGAATGCATCCCGGCGGCGGTGTCGGTGAGCCTCGGCGACGAGGACTACGTCTGCACCATCTACCGCGGCATCCACGACATGCTCGCCAAGGGCGTGCCGTCGAAGCTGCTGTGGGCGGAGATCGCGGGCAAGGCCACCGGCACCTGCAAGGGCAAGGGCGGGCCGATGCACATCACGCATCGCGAGAGCGGCGTGATGGTCACCACCGGCATCGTCGGCAGCAGCATGCCCATCGCCAACGGCCTTGCGCTGGCCGCGCAGATCCGCGGCGAGAAGCGCGTCGCGGTGGCCTACTTCGGCGACGGCGCATCGAACATCGGCGCCTTCCACGAGTCGCTGAACATGGCCGCGGTGTGGAAGCTGCCGGTGGTCTTCGTCTGTCAGAACAACGGCTACGGGGAGCACACGCGCTACGACATCGCGACCTCGGCGAAGCGCATCTCCGACCGCGCCGCCGGCTACCAGATGCCCGGCGTCACCGTCGACGGCAACGACCCGCTCGCGGTCTACAAGGCGGCACGTTCGGCGATCATCCGCGCCCGCTCCGGCGACGGCCCGACGCTGATCGAGGCCATGACCTTCCGTTTCCAGGGGCACGTGTTCGGCGATGCCGACGCCTACATGGCGCCGGGCGAGAAACAGGCCGCGATGGCGCGCGACCCCGTTCCGCGCTTTCGCAGCTGGCTGCTCGAAGGCGGCGTCGCCGAAGCGGAGCTCGCCACGCTCGAAGCCGCGATCGACCACCAGATCGACGAAGCCGTCGCGTTCGCGCTGGAGAGTCCGTTGCCCGGCGTGGCCGAGTTGCACCGCGACGTGTTCGCCGAGGAGATCACCGCATGAGCCGCCGGGCCGCTCCCAAGGCGAATTCCGGAGTGCGCAGCACGGAGGATGCCCAATGAGCCGCCGGGCCGCTCCCAAGGCGAATTCCGGAGTGCGCAGCACGGAGGATGCCCAATGAGCCGCGGCATGAACACGATCCAGGCCGTCAACCTGGCGCTCGACGAGGCAATGGGTCTCGACGAGAACGTGATCCTGCTGGGCGAGGACATCGCCGATGCCCAGGAGGGCGGCATCGTCGGCGTGACCAAGGGCCTGTCGTCGAAGTACGGCACGGCGCGCGTGCGCTCCACGCCGATCTCGGAGCAGGCGATCATCGGCGCGGCGATCGGCGCGGCCATCGTCGGCATGCGGCCGGTGGCCGAGATCATGCTGATGAACTTCACGACCGTGGCGATGGACATGATCGTCAACCATGCGGCCAAGCTGCGCTTCATGTCGGGGGGGCAGACGCATGTGCCGATCACGATCCGCACGATGACCGGTGCCGGCTTCGGCACCGGCGGCCAGCATGCCGACTACCTGGAGGCATGGTTCGCCCACACGGCCGGCCTCAAGGTGGTGGCGCCGTCGTCGCCGGCCGAGGCCTACGGGCTGATGCTGTCGTGCATCTTCGACGACGACCCGTGCCTGTTCATCGAGAACATGCCGAGCTACTGGACTCCCGGTGAAGCGCCGTTGCTCGGCCAGCGCATTCCGCTCGGCAAGGCGCGCGTCGTCAGCGAAGGCGGCGACGTGACGGTGATCGCCTACAGCCGAATCGTTCAGGACTGCGCGGCGGTGGCCGGCAAGCTGGCGAAGGAGGGCATCGGCGTCGAGCTGATCGACCTGCGCACGATCGCACCGCTGGACCGGGCGACGCTGATCGCGTCGGTGGCCAAGACCCGTCGAGCCGTGGTCGTGCACGAGGCGGTGCGGCCATTCGGCGTCGGCGCGGAGATCGCCGCGCTGCTCAACGAGCACCTGTTCGGCCAGCTGAGAGCGCCCGTGCAACGCGTCGGCGCGCCGCACTGCCCGGTGCCGTTCTCCAAGCCGCTGGAGACGGCCTTCGTGCCGCAGCAGGCCGATATCGAGGCGGCCGTGCGCAAGACGCTCGGCTGAGCGCATTCCATCGACAACCGAGGACTCCCGTGGCGACCCAGGTTCTGCTTCCCAAGATCGGCTTTTCGATGAACGAGGCCACGCTGGCCGAATGGATGGTCGCCGACGGCGTGACGGTGAGCGAGGGCCAGCCGCTGTACGCGATCGAGAGCGACAAGTCGGTCCAGGAGATCGAGTCGCCGGCGAGCGGCACGCTGAGGATCATCGCGCAGCCCGGCGAGGTGTACGAGGTCGGGGCGGTACTGGCGGAGATCGCATGAGCGCAACTGCATTGCCGCCGTGGCCCGAGGTGGACTTTTCCGCGTTCGGCGAGGTCGAGGTCCAGCCGCTGTCGCGCCTGCAAGGCCTCGCCGCCGGCTTCTTGTCGCGCAACTGGGTGACGATTCCGCACGTCACGCATCACGACGACGTCGACACAACGGCGCTCGACGAGCTGCGACGCACGCTCGATGACAAGCCGAGCCTCCTCGCCTTCTTCGCCAAGGCGCTGGTGACGACGCTGCGGGCCTTTCCGCAGTTCAACGCCTCGCTTGATACCAGCGGCCGCAACCTGGTGCTGAAGAAATACTTTCACATCGGCATCGCGATCGACACGCCGCGCGGGCTGGTCGTCGGCGTCGTGCGCGACTGCGACCGCAAGGGGGTCCCGGAGATCGGTGCCGACATCGCGGCGCTCACGGCCAAGGCACGCGGCCGCGGGCTGCCGCTCGCCGAGATGGAGGGTGGCTGCATGTCGATCAGCTCGCTGGGCGGTATCGGCGGGACGGCGTTCACGCCGATCGTCAACGCGCCCGAAGTGGCGATCCTCGGCATCACGAAGGGGCAGTGGAAGCCGCGCCGCGGATCGAACGACGCCATTGAATGGCGGCTGCAGACGCCGCTGTCGCTGAGCTACGACCACCGGGTGATCAACGGCGCCGATGCGGCCCGATTCCTGCGCCATCTGGACGAGGTGCTGGCGCAGCCCGCGGCGTTGCTCTGACGCCATGCCCCAATCAAGGAGACAACGATGAGCCATCCCACCGTTCCCGAGAAGTCGCCGATTCCGCCGCACGTGCCGGCAGCGCTGGTGCACGACTTCGACCTCTACAACGTCGAGGTCGTCGACGGCGACTATCACGCCTCGATGAAGCGACTTCAGGCCACGGGCATGCCGGACATCTTCTGGACGCCGCGCAACGGAGGCCATTGGGTGGCCGCGCGCGGCGAGGACATCTACGAGATCTTCAAGGACCACGAGCGCTTCTCCTCGCGTCAGCTCGTGGTGCCGCGCCACCGCAACCCGACGACCCCGCTGCCGCCGATTTCGCTCGACCCGCCCGAGCAGGCGAAGTACCGCTCGCTGTTCGCGCCGGCGCTGTCGCCCAAGGCCGTGTCGCCGCTGGGCGAGGGTGCGCGCGCGCTGGCCATCGAGCTGATCGAGGGCTTCCACGCGAAGGGCGAGTGCGAGTTCGTCGGCGAGTTCGCGCAGCACCTGCCAATCGGCATCTTCATGCGCCTGGTCGACGTGCCGGCGGGCGACCGCGACCAGCTGCTCGAGTGGGCCGACCAGCAGGTGCGCCCCACGAGCGAGGAAGCGCACGACCGGGCCTTCCAGCAGCTGTTCGCCTACGCGGCCAAGAAGGTCGCCGAGCGCAAGGCCAACCCGGGCAGCGATCTCATCAGCCAGCTGACAAAGGCGCAGATCGACGGCAAGCCGATCACGGTGGAGCAGCTCACGCCGATGATCTTCCTGCTGCTGGTCGGCGGCCTCGACACCGTCGCATCGGCGATGGGCTTCGCGGCGCGCTTTCTGGCGACCAGCCCGGCGCACCGGCGCGAGTTGATCGATCACCCGGACCGCATCCCGAACGCCGTGGAAGAGCTGCTGCGCCGCTTCCCGGTGGTGAACGCCGGCCGCGTGGTGGTGCGCGACATGGACTACAAGGGCGTCGCCATGCGTGCGGGCGACCAGATCATCATGCCGACCAGCCTGCACGGCGTGGACGACCGCAAGTTCGACGATCCGCTGAAGGTCGACTTCTCGCGCCCGACGCCGATCCACTCGACCTTCGGCAACGGTGCGCACCGCTGCCCGGGTTCTCTGCTCGCGCGCACGGAGCTGCGCATCTTCCTCGAGGAATGGCTGAAGCGGATTCCCGACTTCCGCATCAAGCCGGGCACCACGCCGGGCGTGCGCGCCGGCGTGAACGCGACGCTCTATTCGCTGAACCTGGTGTGGGACGTGAAATGAATGCCGTCGTCGAGACCGTCTTCAAGCAGTGGCAGTGCTACTTCTGCGCTCACGTGTACGACGAGGCGAAGGGCGATCCAGAGCACGGAATCGCCCCCGGTACGCGATGGGAGGACGTGCCGGATGACTGGTGCTGTCCGGATTGCGGGGCGACGAAGGGCGACTTCGCGGTGGTGTGACGTCGCACACGGCCTCGCGTGCGCCTTGCCCTGGGGCCCGCCAGGCACCGGCGCGAGGCCTCCCATAGCGTTGACCGGCCCTAGTGTCGTGAGTTGGAAATACGTGGCGTTTGGGCCCGCCTTCGGTTCGACCAGATGGCGCCCTCGGTCGCCTGCGCGAAGGGGCCGATACGTCCAGTATTGGCCCCTTCGCGCAGCCGCCCGATCATCACCATCTGGTCGAATCGAAACGCCACGTATTTCCAACTCACGACACTAGCGTCCCGGGGTCATGAAGAGCTGTTCCCAGCCGCCCGTCATCGCGCAGCACGGCGGCATCGCCGCCGGGTCGTACGCGGCGGTGCCGGCATCGCCGCTCGCCGACGACGTCGGCCATCCCAATAGCGCCGCGGTCGAGCCGAGGCCCACCGAGACCGCCGCAGCAACAAACCAGCGCTTGACCGACACCTTCATCGTTTGCCTCCTTGCCACGCGGTACCTATAATTGAACAATATTCTGTTATAGGACCAGACATATTGGTGCTTACCCGCGAATCGCCGAGGCACGCCGGCGGCCGATCGATCGTCTTCGCGCTGGTGATCGCCGAAGTCATCAGCGCGTTCGAGGCCAGCATGATTTACGCGGCCCTGCCGACGCTGATGCGCGAGTTCGGCGACCCCGCCGGCGTCGGATGGGTGCTGACGGCCTACCTGCTGGTCGGCTCGGTGTCGGCGGGCCTGGCATCCAGGCTGGGTGACCTGTTCGGGCGCCGCCGCGTGGTGGTCGCGCTGCTGCTGTGCTCGGCAAGCGGGTCCTTGATCAGCGCATCGTCGAGCGGGCTGGGCGGACTGGTCTGCGGCCGGGCCCTGCAAGGCATGTCTGCCGCGCTGCTGCCGCTGGCGATCGGCATCGTGCGCGAGCACCTCGCCGCGCCGCGCGTGCCGGTGGCGGTCGGCTGGCTCACGGCGACCGCCACCTTCAGTGCCGGCGCCGGCCTGCTGCTCGGCGGCCTCTTGGTGGACCATGCCGGCTGGCGCACGATGTTCTGGTTCGGCGCCGTGCATGGCGCCGTCGCCATCGTCGCCGTCTCGGGCTGGGTTCCCGCTTCGCAGCGCCGAGCCGCAGCCGCAGGCATCGATTGGATCGGCGGCGTGCTCTACGCGCCGGCCATCGCGGCGCTGCTGTGGTCGGTCTCGCGCCTGAAGGCGCATGGGCTGCACGATGCGGCGACCTTGGCCGCGCTCGTCGGGGGTGTCTCGCTGCTGGCCGTCTGGTGGATCCACGAGTGGCGGCATGCGCAGCCCATGATCGACGTGCGCCGCATCGCACGTCGCGACGTCGGCCTGCCGATGAGCCTGATGTTCCTGTTCGGGCTCGGCGCCTCGCAGACCATGCTGGTGCTGATGGGCCTCGCCCAGCAGCCGCTGTGGACGGGCGTCGGCCTGGGCCTCAGCGCGACGATGGCCGGGCTGCTGAAGCTGCCTTCGAACTTCATGGGCCTGTTCGGCGCGCCATGGGGCGGACACCTCGCCGCCCGGCGCGGCGCCCGCAGCGCGGCGCTGCTCGGCACGCTGCTGATCATGGCCGGCTGGATGGGGCTGACGGCGCAGCACTCCGCGGCGTGGATGCTGGTGGCCTGGGTGATGCTGGCATCGCTGGGGGGGGCGATGCTGATGTCGGCGGTGCCCAACCTGCTCGTCGAGGTGGTGCCGGCGCAGCGCACGAGCGAGTTCGTCGGGCTCTCGCAGGTGGTGCGCACGCTCGGCGCCGCCATCGGCACCCAGGCCGCGAGTGTCCTGCTGGCCCTCGAGGTGGTGCGCAGCGACACCGTCCCGCAGGCGGCCTATCCGGGCGCCGCCGCCTACCTGTGGACGATGTCCGCGATCACGGGCGTGTGCGTCGTGTGCTGGCTCGTCGCCTGGGCGCTGCCGCTTCGCAGTGCTTGCAATGTTCAAACGGGCGAATATAATTCAGATATAGGAACCGCGATGCTGGCAGGCTCCGGCACTGAAAGGAAGTCGTCATGAACTGCATGTCCATCGATCCCGACGCGACGCTGGTGGACCTGGTGGCGTTCAAGTGGCTGATGGCCGGACGCGGCTGGTGGGTGGATCTGTCGCGCCTGCAGCGCGATGTCGCGTATGCCGGCGAGTGCGCGCGGCGGGCGCGCGCCAGCGGCCTGCATGCGCTCGAGCAGCAAGGGGCCGCACTGCTGGGGTCATGGTCGCCGTCGGCTGCGAACGGCGAAAGCGCTCAGACGCTGCGCGTGGCATGAGCCATCACGAGGTCCTGCTCGTCGTCGGCGCGGGACATGCCGGAGCGGAGCTGGCCATCCAGGCCCGCGAGCACGGATGGCCGGGGCGCATCGTGCTGGTGGGCGACGAGCCGGCGCTTCCGTACCACCGCCCCCCGCTGTCCAAGGGCTACCTGTCAGGAGAGGCGACGCTCGACAGCGTCGCGCTCAAGTCGCGCGCCACGTATGACAAGGCCGGCGTCGAGCTCATGCTCGGCCGGCGCGTGGCGTCGATCGATCGCCACGCGGCGCGAGTGACATTCATCGACGGCCAGGCGCTTCACTACGCGACGCTGGCGCTGGCCACCGGGGGCCGGCCCCGGCGCCTTCCCGCGGCAGCCGAGGGTGCGGAGCAAGCCGACAACTTCCACTACCTGCGCACGCTCGCCGACGTGGACCGCATCCGCGCGCGCCTCGTTCACGGCTCCCGCCTGGCCATCGTCGGCGGCGGCTACATCGGACTCGAGGTCGCGGCCGTGGCGACCAGGATGGGCCTGACGGTCACCGTGCTCGAAGCCGCCGATCGCGTGCTGGCGCGCGTCACGGCGCCGCGCGTCTCTTCGTTCTACGAGCAGGTGCACCGCCAGGCGGGCGTCGATCTGCGCACCGGCGTGCAGGTCGACGGCTTCGCGCTCGACACCGCGCGGCGCCTGGTGACAGAAGTGCATTGCAGCGACGGCGAACGCGTGCGCACCGACGTCGTCATCGCCGGCATCGGCCTCGTGCCCGACACCGACCTGGCCGCGGCGGCCGGCCTGGACGTCGAAGACGGCATCCTGGTCGACGCGTGCTCGCGAACCAGCGACCCGGCGATCTTTGCCGCCGGCGACTGCACGCGCTACGAGAGTCCGCTGTACGGCCGCCGGATCCGGCTCGAGTCGGTGCCCAATGCGCTGGAGCAGGCACGCTGCGCGGCTGCCACGCTGTGCGGCAAGGAGAGGCGCCACGACGGCGTGCCGTGGTTCTGGTCCGACCAGTACGACCTGAAGATGAAGATGGTCGGCCTGTCGCAGGGCCACGATCGTCTCGTCCTGCGAGGCTCCATCGAAGAGCGCTCGTTCTGCGCCTTCTACCTCCAGGGCTCGCGGGTGCTGGCCGTGGACACCGTCAATCGCATCCCGGAGTTCATGCTGTCCAAGCGGCTGGTGGCCGAGCGGCTGCCGGTCGACCCCGAGCGACTGGCCGACGACAGCGTGCCGCTGAAGAACCAGATCGCGGCCTGACGCGCCGCAGCAAGAACAGGAGACATCACCTCATGCCCGCACTGACCGTCATCGAATTCAACGGCAAGGAGCACCGCATCGACGCGGAGGTCGGCAAGTCGGCAATGCAGGTCGTCATCGATGCGATGGTGCCGGGGATCATGGCCGACTGCGGCGGGGCGTGCAGCTGCGCCACCTGCCATTGTTATGTCGAGGCGCCGTGGGCCACGCGGCTGCCTGAGCCGGTGCCGGCCGAGCGCGAGATGCTCGAGTGCGCGCTCGACCCTCAGCCGAACAGCCGCCTGTCGTGCCAGATCCGCATCACGCCGCACACCGAAGGTCTGGTGATCCGCCTGCCGCAGTCGCAGGTATGACCCCCCCGAAGCGCCTTCGGCGCCTCCCCCCAGGGGGCGCCCCCAGCGGACCGGCAAAGCCGGATCCGCGGCGGCCGCTTGATCGGGTTCGAACGATTCGCAAGGAGCTTCCATGACTGCATCGCACCTCTATCGCGGGCCCATCTTCGATGGCGACACGCACCTGTACGAGACGCCGGACGCCTACAGCCGCTACCTTCCGGAGCAATTCAAGAAGGACTGGAACTATCACTGGAAGGTGGGCGACGACGGCGAGTACGCGCTCTATGTCGGCCATCGCAAGATCGAGGTCAGCGCCGGGTACTTCGCCGAGGACGGCCGCGTGCCGCCGCCCGGCAAGCTGCACGAGTGGCTGCGCGCGCAGAAGGAGGGCAGGGAGAACGTCGACATGCGCGTGCCGATGACGGTCGACATGCTCGAGCGCGATGCGCGCCTCGCCAAGATGGACGAGTTCGGCGTCGACGGCTGCTTCCTCTACTGCGGCAACATGGTCGCCACCATCAGCTACCTCGACGAGCCGAAGGCCTGCGCGGCCATCATGCATGCCTACAACCGGTGGATGCTCGACGAGTGGGCCTTCAACTACAAGGACCGCATCTATTCCGCGCCGCTCGTGAGCCTGGCCGATGTCGATGCCGCATGCGCGGAAGCCGAGTGGGCCATCAAGAACGGCACGCGCCTTTTCCTGATGCCCATGGGCCCGTTCGACGGCAAGCCGCCGGCCCACCCCGACTTCGACCGTTTCTGGTCGCTGCTGAACGAGGCGCACTGCCGCGTCGTCTACCACGTCAGCGAAGCCATCTACATGAAGGACCACATGGCGGTGTGGGGCGAGCCTGTGCAGCAGTCGCGCCAGCGCCAGACCGCGTTCGTGTGGATGCACGGCTACAGCGAGCGCCCGGTGGTCGAGACGATCTCCTCGCTGATCTTCTGGAACTTCTTCGCTCGCTTTCCCAACCTGCGCGTGCTGTCGGCCGAGAACGGCGCCGAGTGGGTGCCGAGCACGCTGATCAAGATGGACAAGTGCCGCGGAATGGCCAAGAACGGTCACTGGCCGGGCGGCCAGCTCAAGGAGCGGCCGAGCAACATCTTCAAGCGTCACGTCGGCGTGGTCGCCTATCCCGAGGACGACCTGAAGACCATCGTCGACCAGGTCGGCGCGCACGAATGGATGGTCATGGGCTCCGACTACCCCCATGCCGAGGGCGTGCCCACGCCGCGGGAGTTCGCCGACGAAGCGTGCACCAAGCTCAGCGCCGAACAGACGCGGGCGGTCATGCACGACAACGGCCGGCGCTTTCTTTCGCCCGTGGCGTGACGCGGGGGACGCAACATGAACGACGTCGCTGGATGCCGGGCGGTGGTTGCAGTGCGGGGCCTCGCGCTGGGCGAGACCCTCGCGCGCGGACTCGAGCGCCTGGGGGGCAAGGTCGCGCGGCTCCCATCGGGTGACGACTGGAACGCCGCGATGGACGCGGCGGTGCGCGACCTCGGCGGCCTGGATCTCGTCGTGCATGCCGAAGCCCCCGCGGTCGCGACGCGCTCGGCGGAGATCGATGCGCTGTCGCTCGCGCAGTGGCAGCAGGCCACCAGCCATTCGCTGTACTCGACGCTGTGCTGCCTGCAGGCCGCCCGGCGTGGCTTGCGTGCCGGCGGCGGGACGATCATCGTGCTCGGACCGACTGCCGCGCTGGTCGGCGCGCCGGGCCTGGTGCCGCTGCTCACGCTCGTCGAGGCGCAGCGCACGCTCGTCAAGTCGGCGGCGCGGCAGTGGGGCGCCCAAGGCATTCGCCTGCATTGGCTGGGGCTGGCGGCGCGGCACTACAGCGACGCGCTGGGCGAGGCGCGCATCCCGCCGGTGCCGGAGCTCGGCCCGCCGCCGCCCGCGCTCGGCCGTGTGCCCGATGCCGAAACGGATGCAGCGGAGCTGATCGCTCTGCTGGCCGGCGCCGGCGCGCGAGGCATCACCGGAGCGATGATCAATCTCGACGGCGGCGACTGGATGGTCCCATGACAGTGCTCACCACAGATCTTCCGGCCC
The Piscinibacter sp. XHJ-5 DNA segment above includes these coding regions:
- a CDS encoding SDR family oxidoreductase gives rise to the protein MNDVAGCRAVVAVRGLALGETLARGLERLGGKVARLPSGDDWNAAMDAAVRDLGGLDLVVHAEAPAVATRSAEIDALSLAQWQQATSHSLYSTLCCLQAARRGLRAGGGTIIVLGPTAALVGAPGLVPLLTLVEAQRTLVKSAARQWGAQGIRLHWLGLAARHYSDALGEARIPPVPELGPPPPALGRVPDAETDAAELIALLAGAGARGITGAMINLDGGDWMVP
- a CDS encoding 2Fe-2S iron-sulfur cluster-binding protein, yielding MPALTVIEFNGKEHRIDAEVGKSAMQVVIDAMVPGIMADCGGACSCATCHCYVEAPWATRLPEPVPAEREMLECALDPQPNSRLSCQIRITPHTEGLVIRLPQSQV
- a CDS encoding amidohydrolase family protein; protein product: MTASHLYRGPIFDGDTHLYETPDAYSRYLPEQFKKDWNYHWKVGDDGEYALYVGHRKIEVSAGYFAEDGRVPPPGKLHEWLRAQKEGRENVDMRVPMTVDMLERDARLAKMDEFGVDGCFLYCGNMVATISYLDEPKACAAIMHAYNRWMLDEWAFNYKDRIYSAPLVSLADVDAACAEAEWAIKNGTRLFLMPMGPFDGKPPAHPDFDRFWSLLNEAHCRVVYHVSEAIYMKDHMAVWGEPVQQSRQRQTAFVWMHGYSERPVVETISSLIFWNFFARFPNLRVLSAENGAEWVPSTLIKMDKCRGMAKNGHWPGGQLKERPSNIFKRHVGVVAYPEDDLKTIVDQVGAHEWMVMGSDYPHAEGVPTPREFADEACTKLSAEQTRAVMHDNGRRFLSPVA